One Kribbella sp. NBC_00662 genomic region harbors:
- the def gene encoding peptide deformylase, translating into MSTLPGNGSVRPITRWGEDVMHRVNKPVTDFGDELQTLVADMVATMNAAEGVGLAANQVGVDLQVFVFDCPDKDGNRVQGVVCNPTVELPEGKDRNLDEGDEGCLSLPGAFTKCARPDFAKVTGVDQHGNPVSFEGNGLLARCLQHETDHTQGTVFGDRLSRKYKKRLFAEAEEFAPDYPSDWPVSPMIEHEDEHHDDHEDTPAT; encoded by the coding sequence ATGTCTACGTTGCCTGGGAACGGTTCGGTGCGGCCTATCACCCGCTGGGGTGAGGATGTCATGCATCGGGTCAACAAGCCTGTCACCGACTTCGGGGACGAGCTGCAGACATTGGTCGCCGACATGGTCGCGACGATGAACGCGGCCGAGGGCGTCGGCCTGGCGGCGAACCAGGTCGGTGTCGACCTGCAGGTGTTCGTGTTCGACTGCCCCGACAAGGACGGCAACCGGGTGCAGGGTGTGGTGTGCAACCCGACGGTCGAGCTGCCGGAGGGCAAGGACCGCAACCTGGACGAGGGCGACGAGGGCTGCCTGTCGCTGCCCGGCGCGTTCACCAAGTGCGCCCGCCCCGACTTCGCGAAGGTCACCGGCGTCGACCAGCACGGCAACCCGGTCAGCTTCGAGGGCAACGGCCTGCTGGCCCGCTGCCTGCAGCACGAGACCGACCACACCCAGGGCACGGTCTTCGGCGACCGGCTGTCGCGCAAGTACAAGAAGCGCCTGTTCGCCGAGGCGGAGGAGTTCGCCCCGGACTACCCGTCCGACTGGCCGGTCTCTCCGATGATCGAGCACGAGGACGAGCACCACGACGACCATGAGGACACCCCGGCCACCTGA
- a CDS encoding winged helix-turn-helix transcriptional regulator, whose translation MEPRFFSDCQARVAADLISGRWPMVVLYSLSYGAARPGDLQRQIGGISQKVLTETLRRLEHNGLVERRRYAEAPPRVEYSLTTAGKDLLVPIRALGDWAEVYADQLPTESKP comes from the coding sequence GTGGAGCCGAGATTCTTCTCCGACTGTCAGGCACGGGTCGCCGCGGACCTGATCAGCGGACGCTGGCCGATGGTCGTGCTGTACTCGCTCTCGTACGGCGCCGCCCGTCCCGGTGACCTGCAACGGCAGATCGGCGGCATCAGCCAGAAGGTCCTCACCGAGACGCTGCGCCGCCTCGAACACAACGGCCTGGTCGAACGCCGCCGGTACGCCGAGGCGCCGCCGCGCGTCGAGTACTCGCTGACGACCGCGGGCAAGGACCTGCTGGTCCCGATCCGCGCGCTCGGCGACTGGGCCGAGGTTTACGCCGACCAGCTGCCGACCGAAAGCAAACCGTAA
- a CDS encoding DUF222 domain-containing protein, with protein sequence MDLLDERPAWSMSGGELLAALDAVDADIARKETYRLQLVARIDETGYAEELGARDAVELLTLRHRQNRRDAYRDVKLARALPKYRDVSAALVEGTPAPGLADAGPADRGWLLRPAQAAAIVSALERVRSRVPVGDLDVAEKQLVGLAAHLSPDELRATAKQICDLLDSDGPEPDEHKAYARESLTLAPAENGVKFRGYLANENAELLRSLIHAGARPHKTIDGEFDPRPRDKRQADALSSALTIAAGATDAGCQTRPANDPPSTRDAGAPAADAGKDGWTPGFGAKANITVTIDFHDLKAATANATGQLVYGDGLSAATIRRLACDARILPLVLGSNSEPLDVGRSERLVTRAMRRALNARDKGCVVCGAPPIMCDAHHVKSWIEGGETNIENLALLCRRHHTDLHNGHWTITITAGVVNVSRPAWADPPPNAARPGFPSDAIRPGSRSGPAHAPSDPLAPALPHSTSSWPERPERNATTTPPEPTTTASVREATYRAIWGEDPTPQTEQPTSGRITSSCDQRFDPWAETPTAPTGSPR encoded by the coding sequence ATGGACCTTCTGGACGAGCGGCCGGCGTGGTCGATGAGTGGCGGCGAACTGCTGGCCGCTCTCGACGCCGTGGATGCCGATATCGCCCGGAAGGAGACCTATCGGCTGCAACTTGTCGCACGCATCGACGAGACCGGCTATGCCGAGGAGCTCGGAGCCCGGGACGCTGTCGAGCTGCTGACCCTCCGGCACCGCCAGAACCGTCGCGACGCCTACCGTGACGTCAAGCTCGCCCGGGCCCTGCCGAAGTACCGTGATGTCTCCGCCGCGCTGGTTGAGGGCACTCCAGCTCCGGGCCTTGCCGACGCGGGACCTGCCGACCGCGGGTGGTTGTTGCGTCCGGCGCAGGCCGCGGCGATCGTGTCCGCCCTGGAGCGGGTGCGCTCGAGGGTGCCGGTCGGAGACCTCGATGTGGCGGAGAAGCAGTTGGTGGGCCTGGCCGCGCACCTTTCGCCAGACGAGCTCCGCGCGACCGCCAAGCAGATCTGTGACCTACTGGACTCTGACGGCCCCGAGCCGGATGAACACAAGGCCTACGCCCGAGAGTCCTTGACACTGGCTCCTGCGGAGAACGGAGTGAAGTTTCGCGGCTACCTCGCCAACGAGAACGCCGAACTCCTCCGAAGCCTGATCCACGCCGGCGCCCGCCCCCACAAGACAATCGACGGCGAGTTCGACCCCCGTCCACGCGACAAGCGCCAGGCCGACGCCCTCAGCAGCGCTTTGACCATCGCCGCAGGTGCCACCGACGCGGGCTGCCAAACCCGCCCGGCAAACGACCCTCCGTCAACGCGGGATGCCGGTGCCCCGGCCGCCGACGCCGGCAAGGATGGATGGACACCTGGTTTCGGGGCGAAGGCGAACATCACCGTCACCATCGACTTCCACGACCTCAAGGCCGCGACCGCCAACGCCACCGGCCAACTCGTGTACGGCGATGGACTGTCCGCGGCGACCATCCGTCGGCTGGCCTGTGACGCAAGGATCCTCCCGCTCGTGCTCGGCTCGAACTCCGAGCCGCTCGACGTCGGCCGGTCGGAGCGACTGGTCACCCGGGCGATGCGCCGCGCCTTGAACGCCCGCGACAAGGGCTGTGTGGTCTGCGGCGCCCCGCCGATCATGTGCGACGCCCACCATGTGAAGTCCTGGATCGAGGGCGGCGAGACCAACATCGAGAACCTCGCTCTGCTCTGTCGCCGACACCACACCGACCTCCACAACGGCCACTGGACCATCACCATCACAGCAGGTGTAGTCAACGTGAGCCGCCCCGCCTGGGCCGACCCACCGCCCAACGCCGCGCGACCTGGTTTCCCATCGGATGCAATACGGCCTGGTTCCCGGTCCGGTCCAGCGCACGCGCCATCCGACCCACTCGCGCCTGCACTGCCCCACTCGACAAGCAGTTGGCCGGAGCGGCCGGAGCGCAATGCAACGACGACACCGCCTGAGCCGACGACGACTGCGTCGGTCCGGGAGGCG
- a CDS encoding LLM class F420-dependent oxidoreductase, translated as MTASESTDRPYGAFPVRIGLQVQPQHAQYADIRRTVAAAEEIGVDVVFNWDHFYPLSGEPEGLHFECWTMLAAWAEATERVEIGALVTCNSYRNPDLLADMARTVDHISDGRLIFGIGSGWFEKDYDEYGYEFGTAGGRLDALGEALPRIEQRWTKLNPQPTRDIPVLIGGGGEKKTLKLVAKHANIWHGFGDAETLAHKHAVLDEHCKTLGRDPGEIERSAAVGDKSPEDIGKSLHDVGTRLFTVSSSGPDYDLGLLREWVTWRDEVNAK; from the coding sequence ATGACAGCTTCCGAGTCCACCGACCGTCCGTACGGCGCCTTCCCGGTACGGATCGGTCTGCAGGTCCAGCCCCAGCACGCCCAGTACGCCGACATCCGGCGTACCGTCGCCGCGGCCGAAGAGATCGGCGTCGACGTGGTGTTCAACTGGGATCACTTCTACCCGCTCAGCGGTGAGCCCGAGGGTCTGCACTTCGAGTGCTGGACCATGCTGGCCGCCTGGGCCGAGGCGACCGAGCGGGTCGAGATCGGCGCTCTGGTCACCTGCAACTCCTACCGCAACCCCGACCTGCTCGCCGACATGGCGCGTACGGTCGACCACATCAGCGACGGCCGGCTGATCTTCGGCATCGGCTCCGGCTGGTTCGAGAAGGACTACGACGAGTACGGCTACGAGTTCGGTACGGCGGGCGGCCGGCTGGACGCCCTCGGCGAGGCACTGCCGCGGATCGAGCAGCGCTGGACCAAGCTCAACCCGCAGCCGACCCGGGACATCCCGGTGCTGATCGGCGGCGGCGGTGAGAAGAAGACGCTGAAGCTCGTCGCCAAGCACGCGAACATCTGGCACGGGTTCGGCGACGCGGAGACGCTGGCGCACAAGCACGCCGTCCTCGACGAGCACTGCAAGACGCTCGGCCGCGACCCGGGTGAGATCGAGCGCTCGGCCGCCGTCGGCGACAAGTCCCCCGAGGACATCGGCAAGTCGCTGCACGACGTCGGCACCCGGCTGTTCACGGTCTCGTCGTCCGGACCGGACTACGACCTCGGCCTGCTCCGTGAGTGGGTCACCTGGCGCGACGAGGTCAACGCCAAGTAA
- a CDS encoding SRPBCC domain-containing protein, protein MFTLQQVVDAPPAEVVRAFTEAEPFAAWFLAEGFSTPSDRVTLDVRPGGLISAVFVGEGDVEVPFTLRYGELDLPHHLVLYFDDPAEEITIDLSGLPDGKTRLDYRSVGLTDEQQAPIRPGVATMLNHLATYFSR, encoded by the coding sequence ATGTTCACGTTGCAGCAGGTCGTCGACGCCCCGCCCGCCGAGGTCGTCCGCGCGTTCACCGAGGCCGAGCCGTTCGCGGCCTGGTTCCTCGCCGAAGGCTTCTCCACACCGTCCGACCGGGTCACGCTCGATGTCCGGCCGGGCGGCCTGATCTCGGCGGTCTTCGTCGGCGAGGGTGACGTCGAGGTCCCGTTCACTCTCCGGTACGGCGAGCTGGACCTTCCGCACCACCTGGTCCTGTACTTCGACGACCCCGCGGAAGAGATCACCATCGACCTGTCAGGACTGCCTGACGGGAAGACCAGGCTCGACTACCGCAGCGTCGGCCTCACCGACGAGCAGCAGGCCCCGATCAGGCCCGGTGTCGCCACCATGCTCAACCACCTGGCGACCTACTTCAGCCGATGA
- a CDS encoding TrmH family RNA methyltransferase has translation MTLVPVDDAADARLADYVQLREVNLRRLLEEEHGMFIAEGDKVIRRAADSGYEPRSFLLASRWLASLQDVLDKWPDTPVYVVSEELAEQVTGFHVHRGALASYKRRAAVQLTELLTDDVRRIAIFDDIVDHTNVGAGFRAAAALGVGLVLVTPTCADPLYRRSIKVSMGTVFQVPWTRLRSWPGDLRLLQENGYVAAAMALADDSITLDELAARKDDKLALIFGTEGHGLKPHVLEQADLTVRIPMAGGVDSLNVASSAAVAFYATR, from the coding sequence GTGACGCTGGTTCCCGTCGACGACGCGGCGGATGCGCGGCTGGCCGACTATGTGCAGTTGCGTGAGGTGAATCTGCGGCGGTTGCTCGAGGAAGAGCACGGGATGTTCATTGCCGAGGGCGACAAGGTGATCCGGCGGGCCGCGGATTCCGGGTACGAACCGCGGTCGTTCCTGCTCGCCTCGCGGTGGCTGGCCTCTCTGCAGGACGTGCTCGACAAGTGGCCGGACACGCCGGTGTACGTCGTGTCGGAGGAGCTGGCCGAGCAGGTCACCGGGTTCCACGTGCATCGCGGCGCGCTAGCGTCGTACAAACGCCGCGCGGCCGTCCAGTTGACAGAGCTGCTGACCGACGACGTACGGCGGATCGCGATCTTCGACGACATCGTTGACCACACCAACGTCGGCGCCGGCTTCCGCGCCGCGGCCGCGCTCGGTGTCGGCCTCGTCCTGGTCACGCCGACCTGCGCCGACCCGCTGTACCGGCGCTCGATCAAGGTCTCGATGGGAACCGTCTTCCAGGTCCCGTGGACGCGCCTGCGGAGCTGGCCCGGCGACCTGCGTCTGCTCCAGGAGAACGGGTACGTCGCCGCAGCGATGGCGCTCGCCGACGACTCGATCACGCTCGACGAGCTGGCCGCGCGCAAGGACGACAAGCTCGCGCTGATCTTCGGCACGGAGGGCCACGGCCTCAAGCCGCACGTGCTCGAACAGGCAGACCTGACCGTACGCATCCCGATGGCGGGCGGCGTCGACTCCCTCAACGTGGCATCCTCAGCAGCAGTAGCGTTCTACGCCACTCGTTGA
- a CDS encoding GNAT family N-acetyltransferase — MRTTERLVLRPFRDTDLDAWAALNADPQVTQYLGGPLSRAECDRDAAGINELYAAKGYGFLAVERRTDGVFLGACGLSKEHWYPDDLEIGWRLAREYWGHGYATEAAASWIEHGFTTLGLPRIIAVTDTPNVRSIAVMRRLGMSFDHEAVLTEDGVPFEATIYTLTAETWRRVV; from the coding sequence ATGCGTACGACGGAACGCCTGGTACTGCGCCCGTTCCGCGACACCGACCTGGACGCGTGGGCCGCCCTGAACGCGGACCCGCAGGTCACGCAGTACCTCGGGGGTCCGTTGAGCCGGGCGGAGTGCGACCGGGACGCCGCCGGGATCAACGAGCTGTACGCCGCGAAGGGATACGGGTTCCTGGCCGTCGAGCGTCGTACGGACGGGGTCTTCCTCGGCGCCTGCGGTCTCTCGAAGGAGCACTGGTACCCGGACGATCTCGAGATCGGCTGGCGGCTGGCCCGCGAGTACTGGGGTCACGGCTACGCGACCGAGGCCGCGGCTTCCTGGATCGAACACGGGTTCACGACGCTCGGCCTGCCGCGGATCATTGCGGTGACCGACACCCCGAACGTCCGTAGCATCGCGGTCATGCGCCGGCTCGGGATGAGCTTCGACCACGAGGCGGTGCTCACGGAGGACGGCGTACCGTTCGAGGCCACCATCTACACGCTGACGGCGGAAACCTGGCGGCGCGTAGTCTGA
- a CDS encoding AAA family ATPase yields the protein MTRYGDMPDETDVDEFARLFTRFLERMQVSGQRSSRESLRDRLRGHLGVDPEQVPVVSSSFPPYDLPNVQRAIEAWFDSFEVVGLAGSNRGHHSLGELLELAEYDRFGIGAVDYQRLQIDVDEEMDCVAFGFYLGVQGEDRFVALLRAANPQYGRSSVDLEILAVEKAAGDRFLGALPELIREHNVFRGKVVSFEGHEFGQGVGPFRLHPRPGITRADVVLPEGVLERIEREVVGIAAHRETLLAAGQHLRRGVLLYGPPGTGKTHTIRYVLSQLPEFTVVLLAGTSIHFISQACALARMLQPALVVLEDCDLVAEARDYSHGSENPLLFQVLNEMDGLAQDADVAFLLTTNRADLLEPALVQRPGRVDMAVEVPLPDADGRGRLLNLYGPALNLSPSVVDEVVQQTEGTTASFMKELVRRTVLLAAEAGEAPGTDHLRAAVAELLSSRDTLTRRLLGASNGESYDDGSGGAPGPGPAAPGVAGPGAGPGAVPRRGPMPGVYKGFIG from the coding sequence ATGACGAGGTACGGCGACATGCCCGACGAGACCGACGTCGACGAGTTCGCGCGGCTGTTCACGCGGTTCCTGGAGCGGATGCAGGTCAGCGGCCAGCGGAGCAGCCGGGAGAGTCTGCGGGACCGGCTCCGGGGGCATCTGGGCGTCGACCCCGAGCAGGTGCCGGTGGTGTCGTCGAGTTTCCCGCCGTACGACCTGCCGAACGTCCAGCGCGCGATCGAGGCGTGGTTCGACTCGTTCGAGGTCGTCGGGCTGGCGGGGTCGAACCGCGGTCACCACTCGCTCGGTGAGCTGCTGGAGCTGGCGGAGTACGACCGGTTCGGGATCGGGGCGGTGGACTACCAGCGGCTGCAGATCGACGTCGACGAGGAGATGGACTGCGTCGCGTTCGGGTTCTACCTCGGGGTGCAGGGCGAGGACCGGTTCGTGGCGCTGTTGCGGGCGGCGAATCCGCAGTACGGGCGTTCGAGCGTGGATCTGGAGATCCTCGCGGTGGAGAAGGCGGCAGGCGATCGGTTCCTCGGGGCGCTGCCGGAGCTGATCCGGGAGCACAACGTGTTCCGGGGCAAGGTGGTGTCGTTCGAGGGGCACGAGTTCGGGCAGGGGGTGGGGCCGTTCCGGTTGCATCCGCGGCCGGGGATCACGCGGGCGGACGTCGTACTGCCGGAGGGCGTGCTCGAGCGGATCGAGCGGGAGGTTGTCGGGATCGCGGCGCACCGGGAGACGCTGCTGGCCGCGGGTCAGCACCTGCGGCGGGGTGTGCTGCTGTACGGTCCGCCCGGCACCGGGAAGACCCATACCATACGGTATGTCCTGTCGCAGTTGCCGGAGTTCACGGTCGTGCTGCTGGCGGGGACGAGCATCCATTTCATCTCGCAGGCGTGTGCGCTGGCGCGGATGTTGCAGCCGGCACTCGTCGTACTCGAGGACTGCGATCTGGTGGCGGAGGCGCGGGACTACTCACACGGCTCGGAGAATCCGCTGCTGTTCCAGGTGCTGAACGAGATGGACGGGTTGGCGCAGGACGCGGATGTGGCGTTCCTGCTGACCACGAACCGGGCGGACCTACTGGAGCCGGCGCTCGTGCAGCGGCCCGGCCGGGTGGACATGGCTGTGGAGGTACCGCTGCCGGACGCGGACGGGCGCGGGCGACTGCTGAATCTCTACGGGCCCGCGCTCAACCTCTCGCCGTCGGTGGTCGACGAGGTGGTGCAGCAAACGGAGGGCACGACCGCCTCGTTCATGAAGGAGCTGGTGCGGCGAACGGTGCTGCTCGCCGCGGAGGCTGGAGAGGCGCCGGGGACGGATCACCTTCGGGCCGCGGTCGCGGAACTGCTGTCGTCCCGCGACACGCTCACCCGCCGGCTGCTCGGCGCATCGAACGGCGAGTCGTACGACGACGGCTCCGGCGGGGCGCCGGGACCGGGGCCGGCTGCACCGGGGGTGGCGGGACCCGGTGCAGGGCCGGGAGCGGTGCCGCGGCGGGGGCCGATGCCTGGGGTGTACAAGGGATTCATCGGCTGA
- a CDS encoding helix-turn-helix transcriptional regulator, with amino-acid sequence MRASGDLGAFLRAERSRVDPGTVGLPTGGDRRVVGLRREEVAVLAVVSADYYTRLEQGRERNPSAQVLNGIAHALRLDPDARAHLFRLAGLAPAPGLGAGRDQVHPALLQLLDNFPDAAAYVLNPAYEILATNTIAHRLLAPFGMTNILRIMFEHPKARDIFGDWEVVVRRAVYAVRFNAATYPGDPEIKALVADLLPGSPEFKALWEDQTARGWSRAYKIFNHPEVGRVELTYQTFDVRAAPGQQLLVGTAEPGSPSAGALAALASR; translated from the coding sequence GTGCGAGCCAGCGGCGATCTCGGAGCGTTCCTGCGGGCCGAACGGTCCCGGGTCGACCCCGGCACGGTCGGTCTGCCTACTGGTGGTGACCGGCGGGTCGTTGGCCTGCGGCGTGAAGAGGTCGCAGTACTGGCGGTGGTGAGCGCCGACTACTACACGCGGCTCGAGCAGGGGCGGGAGCGGAATCCGTCCGCGCAAGTGCTCAACGGGATCGCCCACGCGCTCAGGCTCGACCCGGATGCGCGGGCGCATCTGTTCAGGCTCGCCGGCCTGGCGCCGGCTCCGGGACTCGGGGCGGGACGCGACCAGGTTCATCCGGCGCTCCTGCAGCTGCTGGACAACTTCCCCGACGCGGCGGCTTACGTCCTCAATCCGGCGTACGAGATCCTCGCCACGAACACGATCGCGCACCGACTGCTCGCGCCGTTCGGGATGACCAACATCCTGCGGATCATGTTCGAGCATCCGAAGGCCCGGGACATCTTCGGCGATTGGGAGGTGGTCGTCCGGCGGGCCGTGTATGCAGTCCGGTTCAACGCGGCGACGTACCCCGGCGACCCCGAGATCAAGGCTTTGGTGGCCGACCTCCTGCCTGGCTCGCCGGAGTTCAAGGCACTCTGGGAGGACCAGACCGCCCGCGGTTGGAGCCGGGCGTACAAGATCTTCAACCACCCTGAGGTCGGACGGGTGGAGCTGACGTACCAGACCTTCGACGTGCGTGCCGCCCCGGGACAACAGCTGCTCGTCGGTACGGCGGAACCGGGCAGTCCGAGCGCCGGCGCACTGGCAGCGCTCGCCTCGCGCTGA
- a CDS encoding MBL fold metallo-hydrolase translates to MLKYSTYVAPSKPAVSNDLPPGEVRRMWSPTTATLIHGDRDAVLVDPLMTQAEGEDLAGWVAATGKNLTTIFVTHSHGDHFFGAAPVLDRFPAARMVALPSVVEGMRKQLTPPWLDGFWRARFPGQLPERLVVAEPIEGGLVDLEGEKLRVVDLGHTDTDGSSALSVSSLGLVVAGDAVYDEVHLYLAESGAGGIGQWLAALDVLAALRPRAVVSGHRQAGASDDPRYIDETRKYLETFAAAEARTATAIDLYNAMVEAYPDRLNRGVLWNSVHAVKKA, encoded by the coding sequence ATGCTGAAGTACTCGACCTACGTCGCACCGTCCAAGCCCGCCGTCTCCAACGATCTGCCGCCGGGTGAGGTACGGCGGATGTGGTCACCCACCACGGCCACCCTGATCCACGGTGACCGCGACGCCGTTCTGGTCGACCCGCTGATGACCCAGGCGGAAGGTGAGGACCTGGCCGGCTGGGTCGCGGCCACCGGGAAGAACCTCACGACGATCTTCGTGACGCACAGCCACGGCGACCACTTCTTCGGCGCCGCGCCGGTGCTCGACCGGTTCCCGGCCGCTCGCATGGTGGCGTTGCCCTCGGTGGTCGAAGGGATGCGGAAGCAGCTCACGCCGCCGTGGCTGGACGGGTTCTGGCGGGCCAGGTTCCCGGGCCAGTTGCCCGAGCGTCTGGTCGTCGCCGAGCCGATCGAGGGCGGCCTCGTGGATCTCGAAGGCGAGAAGCTGCGAGTCGTCGATCTCGGGCACACCGACACCGACGGCAGCTCGGCGTTGAGCGTCTCGTCACTGGGGCTGGTCGTCGCGGGTGATGCCGTGTACGACGAGGTCCACCTCTACCTGGCCGAATCAGGGGCCGGCGGCATCGGTCAGTGGCTCGCGGCGCTCGACGTCCTGGCGGCCCTGCGCCCGCGGGCGGTCGTGTCCGGGCATCGTCAGGCCGGCGCCTCGGACGATCCGCGGTACATCGACGAGACCCGCAAGTACCTCGAGACGTTCGCCGCCGCCGAGGCCCGCACAGCTACTGCGATCGACCTCTACAACGCGATGGTCGAGGCGTATCCCGACCGGCTGAACCGGGGTGTGCTCTGGAACTCCGTGCATGCCGTCAAAAAGGCTTGA